One genomic window of Dermacentor andersoni chromosome 8, qqDerAnde1_hic_scaffold, whole genome shotgun sequence includes the following:
- the LOC126525679 gene encoding uncharacterized protein: protein MARSSQCVPCTKNGDVTCHLLEHREAINKVLLGAGLELCEDTRQAGGARLALVQVSACNYQHCAQPDDPVKSAAFKLTTDLLTCHHCFTSLEIYSAAFCTRHVREALSNCPDLKSLTIYFLNHTSRQDNNHADIGRLINSLTSLEELVFKTESGPPYPAVELVDCWFLARTLRNLTTLDVRNLKLNPQYVQQFVWALTANRTIANLAVGGCVYSADLHGLHGQLFAYYLMKRAATLKKLTLSDHYVCHNQVLWKRLISAFCQMTALEELTLDVCIGFNIFTEVTALFAEVVLRCPTLRQLLLPWPAQPYRSQFLNGFQVPGYNVAQWLEPWITVLRTTSTLHGLGIYLPGMEEPQCRTLLQAVAKNETLKQLALQEVPLIVNSRGSTDLMALSQIIQELKLGDRVCFANLFVTFENAPKILASAGLSTLNFKNLRFELSAQRDPDLLNACCAALSRRGTFTSIEVSCKLIYQPAFDILLNWIAKESTLTHVEVVACDDAGTASYCGECVRMYDWVVWALSCNANIARVSLAGIKVNSKHLYMLVDCACTHRNLVGISLAPTCRGIDPGSSTSDVESYVVAMRELQEIMRKNAARISVAARFVLGDDIRKGARLIERLHEHPRLLELVRQGASVTDAQAKAMAHEAMERVRYCSFRDYLRLTGVVKQKVQRLDPDSNRVHLSDLPAECWLHVRQYLKITHVVIPCGVEDWEWPTGPVPP, encoded by the exons ATGGCGCGCAGCAGCCAGTGTGTCCCCTGCACCAAGAACGGCGACGTCACATGCCACTTGCTCGAGCACCGAGAAGCCATCAACAAAGTGCTCCTTGGTGCCGGTTTAGAACTCTGCGAGGACACGCGACAGGCCGGTGGCGCCCGCCTCGCACTGGTTCAGGTTTCCGCCTGCAACTACCAACACTGTGCTCAACCAGACGACCCGGTCAAGAGTGCGGCGTTCAAGCTCACCACTGATCTCCTCACCTGTCATCATTGTTTTACTTCTTTGGAAATATACTCTGCCGCTTTCTGCACCCGCCACGTGCGAGAGGCACTCAGTAATTGTCCCGACTTGAAGAGCTTGACTATCTACTTCCTAAATCACACCTCTCGCCAAGATAACAATCACGCTGACATCGGCAGACTCATCAACTCCCTAACATCTTTAGAAGAGCTCGTCTTCAAAACAGAGAGCGGTCCGCCCTACCCGGCGGTTGAACTTGTCGATTGTTGGTTTCTAGCGCGAACTCTCAGAAATCTCACGACGCTTGATGTGAGAAATCTGAAACTGAATCCACAATATGTGCAACAGTTTGTCTGGGCGCTCACAGCAAACCGCACCATAGCCAACCTAGCTGTAGGAGGCTGCGTGTACAGTGCTGATCTCCACGGCCTACATGGACAATTATTTGCCTATTACCTGATGAAGCGTGCCGCCACCCTGAAGAAGCTAACGCTGAGCGACCACTACGTTTGCCATAACCAAGTTCTCTGGAAGAGGCTGATCTCAGCGTTCTGTCAAATGACGGCATTGGAAGAACTGACTTTGGATGTGTGCATCGGATTCAACATCTT CACTGAAGTGACCGCTCTCTTCGCCGAAGTCGTTCTTCGCTGCCCTACCCTACGACAGCTCCTGCTACCTTGGCCAGCACAACCTTACCGCTCCCAGTTCCTGAATGGCTTCCAAGTGCCAGGATATAACGTGGCGCAGTGGCTGGAGCCCTGGATCACGGTACTGCGGACGACCTCCACATTGCACGGGCTGGGCATCTATTTGCCGGGCATGGAAGAACCGCAGTGTCGCACTCTATTACAAGCTGTCGCTAAAAACGAGACACTGAAGCAGTTGGCACTCCAGGAAGTGCCGCTGATAGTGAACAGCAGAGGCAGCACCGATCTGATGGCCCTCTCCCAAATTATCCAGGAGTTAAAGCTCGGCGACCGCGTTTGCTTCGCTAACCTTTTCGTGACATTTGAGAACGCGCCCAAGATACTGGCATCCGCGGGGCTTTCCACCTTGAACTTCAAGAACCTCCGCTTCGAGTTGAGCGCCCAACGCGACCCGGATCTTTTAAACGCATGCTGCGCGGCACTCTCTCGCCGCGGCACCTTTACGTCAATCGAGGTCTCTTGCAAGTTGATTTATCAGCCCGCGTTCGACATCTTGTTGAATTGGATAGCCAAGGAGTCCACACTGACGCACGTGGAAGTTGTCGCCTGTGATGACGCAGGGACAGCGAGTTATTGTGGTGAGTGCGTCCGCATGTACGACTGGGTGGTCTGGGCGCTGTCGTGTAACGCCAACATTGCTAGAGTAAGCTTGGCTGGTATCAAGGTAAACTCGAAGCACCTCTACATGCTCGTTGACTGCGCCTGCACTCATCGGAACCTCGTCGGAATCAGCCTGGCTCCAACTTGCAGGGGCATCGACCCGGGCAGCAGTACGAGCGACGTGGAGTCCTACGTGGTCGCCATGAGG GAGCTGCAGGAGATCATGCGCAAGAACGCCGCTCGGATAAGTGTGGCGGCCAGGTTCGTCTTGGGCGACGACATCCGCAAGGGTGCCAGACTCATCGAACGCCTGCACGAGCATCCACGGTTGCTGGAACTGGTGCGGCAAGGAGCATCGGTCACCGACGCCCAGGCCAAGGCGATGGCCCACGAAGCCATGGAGCGGGTGCGGTACTGCAGCTTTCGCGACTACTTGAGGCTGACCGGCGTGGTCAAGCAGAAAGTGCAGAGGCTCGACCCCGACTCCAACAGAGTCCACCTCTCGGACTTGCCGGCAGAGTGCTGGCTCCACGTACGTCAATACCTGAAGATAACGCACGTTGTTATCCCATGCGGAGTCGAAGACTGGGAGTGGCCTACCGGGCCCGTCCCCCCGTGA